One part of the Oncorhynchus clarkii lewisi isolate Uvic-CL-2024 chromosome 7, UVic_Ocla_1.0, whole genome shotgun sequence genome encodes these proteins:
- the LOC139413148 gene encoding zinc finger protein ZFP2-like isoform X2, whose translation MSFLNFSPPAKEEAVCWTEKEALGLNIVVKEEKEEEDVTVKKQVESEAVTVKEEEKDVSVKEEEDAFRVKEEEEDVTVKEEEEEDAVFGVKKEGEITVTLKDEGEIGDLSNPRERHDYRGSSGEPQQPHDADKAEKSLSTFEHLKKHQQISTGKIPHCLSDCGKRFTSAGIKIHQRIHTVEKSYNCTQCGKSFTHSSRLISHQRTHTGEKSYSCTQCGKSFTHSSSLISHQRTHTGEKPYSCTQCGKSFTHSSSLISHQRTHTGEKPYSCTQCGKSFTHSTSLISHQRTHTGEKPYSCGQCGMSFTQQSSLISHQRTHTGEKPYSCDECGKSFDTSSHLTVHQRSHTGEKPYSCTQCGKSFFTSSHLKIHQRIHTGEKPYSCTQCGKSFLTSSQLKIHQRTHTGEKPYSCGQCGKSFTQLSNLISHQRTHTGEKPYSCDECGNSFTKLCNLTLHQRTHTGEKPYSCAQCGKSFFTSSSLIVHQRAHTGEKPYGCDQCDKTYSDKRYLIKRQKIHGVVS comes from the exons ATGAGCTTCCTAAACTTCTCTCCTCCTGCTAAAGAAGAGgcggtctgctggacggagaaagaagctctggggctgaacattgtcgtgaaagaggagaaggaagaagaggatgTCACAGTTAAAAAACAAGTAGAGagtgaggctgttacagtgaaagaagaagagaaagacgtttcagtgaaagaagaggaagacgcgttcagagtgaaagaagaggaggaggatgttactgtgaaagaagaggaagaggaggatgcagtttttggagtgaagaaggaaggagagattactgtcacattgaAAGATGAAGGGGAGATAGGAGATCTGAGTAACCCCA gagagagacatgactaccgtgggtcctctggggagcctcaacaacctcatgatgctgacaaggcagagaagagtctctccacatttgaacacctcaagaaacaccagcagatATCCACAGGGAAGATACCTCACTGCCtttctgactgtgggaagagattcacctcagcaggcattaaaattcatcagagaatcCACACAGTAGAGAAATCGTATaactgtactcaatgtgggaagagttttactcattcATCCAgactgatatcacaccagagaacacacacaggagagaaatcttatagctgtactcaatgtgggaagagttttactcattcatccagcctgatatcacaccagagaacacacacaggagagaaaccttatagctgtactcaatgtgggaagagttttactcattcatccagcctgatatcacaccagagaacacacacaggagagaaaccatatagctgtactcaatgtgggaagagttttactcattcaaccagcctgatatcacaccagagaacacacacaggagagaaaccttatagctgtggtcaatgtgggatgAGTTTTACTCAGCAAAGcagcctgatatcacaccagagaacacacacaggagagaaaccatatagctgtgatgaatgtgggaagagttttgatACATCTAGCCATCTTACTGTACACCAAAgatcacacacaggagagaaaccgtatagctgtactcaatgtgggaagagtttttttACATCTAGCCATCTGAAgatacaccagagaatacacacaggagagaaaccttatagctgtactcaatgtgggaagagttttttaacatctagccagctgaagatacaccagagaacacacacaggagagaaaccttatagctgtggtcaatgtggcaagagttttactcagctaagcaacctgatatcacaccagagaacacacacaggagagaaaccatatagCTGTGATGAATGTGGGAATAGTTTTACAAAGTTGTGTAATCTGActcttcaccagagaacacacacaggagagaaaccttatagctgtgctcaatgtgggaagagtttttttACATCTA
- the LOC139413148 gene encoding zinc finger protein 271-like isoform X1, whose amino-acid sequence MSFLNFSPPAKEEAVCWTEKEALGLNIVVKEEKEEEDVTVKKQVESEAVTVKEEEKDVSVKEEEDAFRVKEEEEDVTVKEEEEEDAVFGVKKEGEITVTLKDEGEIGDLSNPRERHDYRGSSGEPQQPHDADKAEKSLSTFEHLKKHQQISTGKIPHCLSDCGKRFTSAGIKIHQRIHTVEKSYNCTQCGKSFTHSSRLISHQRTHTGEKSYSCTQCGKSFTHSSSLISHQRTHTGEKPYSCTQCGKSFTHSSSLISHQRTHTGEKPYSCTQCGKSFTHSTSLISHQRTHTGEKPYSCGQCGMSFTQQSSLISHQRTHTGEKPYSCDECGKSFDTSSHLTVHQRSHTGEKPYSCTQCGKSFFTSSHLKIHQRIHTGEKPYSCTQCGKSFLTSSQLKIHQRTHTGEKPYSCGQCGKSFTQLSNLISHQRTHTGEKPYSCDECGNSFTKLCNLTLHQRTHTGEKPYSCAQCGKSFFTSSHLNIHQRTHTGERPYSCDPCGKSFTQLSSLISHQRIHTGEKPYSCTQCVKSFTHLSSLISHQRTHTGEKPYSCDRCGKSFTQLSSLISHQRIHTGEKPYSCTQCGKSFTHISTLISHQRTHTGDKPYSCNECGKSFVQSGNLTVHQRTHTGEKLYSCNQCGKSFVQSGNLTVHQITHTGKKS is encoded by the exons ATGAGCTTCCTAAACTTCTCTCCTCCTGCTAAAGAAGAGgcggtctgctggacggagaaagaagctctggggctgaacattgtcgtgaaagaggagaaggaagaagaggatgTCACAGTTAAAAAACAAGTAGAGagtgaggctgttacagtgaaagaagaagagaaagacgtttcagtgaaagaagaggaagacgcgttcagagtgaaagaagaggaggaggatgttactgtgaaagaagaggaagaggaggatgcagtttttggagtgaagaaggaaggagagattactgtcacattgaAAGATGAAGGGGAGATAGGAGATCTGAGTAACCCCA gagagagacatgactaccgtgggtcctctggggagcctcaacaacctcatgatgctgacaaggcagagaagagtctctccacatttgaacacctcaagaaacaccagcagatATCCACAGGGAAGATACCTCACTGCCtttctgactgtgggaagagattcacctcagcaggcattaaaattcatcagagaatcCACACAGTAGAGAAATCGTATaactgtactcaatgtgggaagagttttactcattcATCCAgactgatatcacaccagagaacacacacaggagagaaatcttatagctgtactcaatgtgggaagagttttactcattcatccagcctgatatcacaccagagaacacacacaggagagaaaccttatagctgtactcaatgtgggaagagttttactcattcatccagcctgatatcacaccagagaacacacacaggagagaaaccatatagctgtactcaatgtgggaagagttttactcattcaaccagcctgatatcacaccagagaacacacacaggagagaaaccttatagctgtggtcaatgtgggatgAGTTTTACTCAGCAAAGcagcctgatatcacaccagagaacacacacaggagagaaaccatatagctgtgatgaatgtgggaagagttttgatACATCTAGCCATCTTACTGTACACCAAAgatcacacacaggagagaaaccgtatagctgtactcaatgtgggaagagtttttttACATCTAGCCATCTGAAgatacaccagagaatacacacaggagagaaaccttatagctgtactcaatgtgggaagagttttttaacatctagccagctgaagatacaccagagaacacacacaggagagaaaccttatagctgtggtcaatgtggcaagagttttactcagctaagcaacctgatatcacaccagagaacacacacaggagagaaaccatatagCTGTGATGAATGTGGGAATAGTTTTACAAAGTTGTGTAATCTGActcttcaccagagaacacacacaggagagaaaccttatagctgtgctcaatgtgggaagagtttttttACATCTAGCCATCTGaatatacaccagagaacacacacaggagagagaccttatagctgtgatccatgtgggaagagttttacgcAGCTAAGCAGCCTGATttcacaccagagaatacacacaggagagaaaccttatagctgcaCTCAATGTGTGAAGAGTTTTACTCACCTAAGcagcctgatatcacaccagagaacacacacaggagagaaaccgtatAGTTGTGATcgatgtgggaagagttttactcagctaagcagcctgatatcacaccagagaatacacacaggagagaaaccttatagctgtactcaatgtgggaagagttttactcacaTAAGCaccctgatatcacaccagagaacacacacaggagataaaccATATAGCTGTAatgaatgtgggaagagttttgttcaatcTGGCAATCTgacagtacaccagagaacacacacaggagagaaattgtacagctgtaatcaatgtgggaagagttttgttcaatcTGGCAATCTGACAGTACACCAGataacacacacaggaaagaaATCTTGA